One Oryza brachyantha chromosome 3, ObraRS2, whole genome shotgun sequence DNA segment encodes these proteins:
- the LOC107303795 gene encoding uncharacterized protein LOC107303795, with product MEPEIFRATARYLSMKSLLCDTRGVDVEEQLGMFMHMISHNASNQDLQNAFQHSGETISRKINEVFHIVPTLAERFVKLPDSTHTHMKIASDPRFWPYFQNCMGAIDGTHVPITIAEELAPPYRNRKGTLSQNVMLACNFDLNFTFISCG from the exons ATGGAACCAGAAATATTTAGAGCTACAGCAAGATATCTTAGCATGAAGAGTCTTCTATGTGATACGCGAGGTGTTGATGTTGAGGAGCAATTAGGAATGTTCATGCATATGATTTCTCACAATGCTAGCAATCAAGACCTACAGAATGCATTCCAACATAGTGGTGAAACAATAAGTAGGAAGATAAATGAAGTTTTTCATATTGTCCCTACCCTAGCTGAGCGATTTGTCAAACTTCCTGATTCAACTCATACCCATATGAAGATTGCATCAGATCCTAGATTTTGGCCATATTTTCAG AATTGTATGGGAGCTATTGATGGTACACATGTCCCTATAACTATAGCTGAAGAGTTGGCCCCCCCTTATCGCAATAGGAAAGGAACCTTGTCACAAAATGTGATGTTGGCTTGCAACTTTGATTTGAATTTTACATTTATCTCATGTGGATAG